The Streptomyces nitrosporeus genome includes a window with the following:
- the mpaC gene encoding daptide-type RiPP biosynthesis dehydogenase, producing MNIAWSGSTRLLVGSAGLADWLEDFEDARGDSGPAGTALLLDPAVAESSVTALVTEELDRAGHTVRRIVPDGDGGPDEILALAGATADAGLIAAVGGGSLIDRAKLLAVAHEDPRARAALRTTGRSGLLTLDPRTRRSRPLLAVPTTIGTGAELSRVACLPHNSGKRLVMSDALAPDAALLDPSATETLPADLLVEGVLEALFRTIGPYIGNLLDRPVEDALSEAAATQLVRLGGEAARQLAAGRMPGAELRTDLARLSGLTQSTWFSYGRDLFSTEGWMIANELSSALGARKMTAVAALLPSLWQAVLAGDTRLGSAPRLRRVWDLLRSADSSGDPLPAEPAAGISALMDRWGVARDLTLTPPLRETVARRTVRTWGAGLPMLGGLRAADVNALLTAAA from the coding sequence GTGAACATCGCCTGGTCCGGTTCCACCCGGCTGCTGGTCGGCTCCGCGGGGCTCGCCGACTGGCTGGAGGACTTCGAGGACGCCCGGGGAGACTCCGGCCCCGCCGGCACCGCCCTGCTGCTCGACCCGGCCGTGGCCGAGAGCTCCGTCACCGCCCTGGTGACCGAGGAACTGGACCGGGCGGGCCACACCGTCCGGCGTATCGTCCCCGACGGCGACGGCGGCCCGGACGAGATCCTCGCCCTGGCCGGCGCCACCGCCGACGCCGGCCTGATCGCGGCCGTCGGCGGAGGATCCCTGATCGACCGGGCGAAGCTGCTCGCGGTCGCCCACGAGGACCCACGGGCCCGCGCCGCCCTGCGCACCACCGGCCGCAGCGGGCTGCTGACCCTCGATCCGCGTACCCGCAGGTCACGGCCTCTGCTGGCGGTACCCACCACCATCGGCACCGGCGCCGAACTCAGCCGGGTCGCCTGCCTCCCGCACAACAGCGGCAAGCGGCTCGTGATGAGTGACGCACTGGCACCGGACGCGGCCCTGCTCGACCCCTCGGCGACCGAGACACTGCCGGCGGACCTCCTGGTCGAAGGCGTGCTGGAGGCCCTCTTCCGCACGATCGGCCCGTACATCGGCAACCTCCTGGACCGCCCGGTCGAGGACGCCCTCTCCGAGGCGGCGGCGACCCAGCTGGTCCGGCTGGGCGGCGAAGCCGCCCGGCAGCTCGCGGCGGGCCGCATGCCCGGCGCCGAACTGCGGACCGACCTCGCCCGGCTCAGCGGACTCACCCAGTCCACCTGGTTCTCCTACGGCCGAGACCTGTTCAGCACCGAGGGCTGGATGATCGCGAACGAACTGTCCAGCGCGCTCGGCGCCCGCAAGATGACCGCGGTCGCGGCTCTCCTGCCCTCGCTGTGGCAGGCGGTCCTCGCCGGAGACACCCGGCTCGGCTCCGCCCCCCGCCTACGGCGGGTCTGGGACCTGCTGCGCTCGGCCGACAGCAGCGGCGACCCGCTGCCCGCCGAGCCGGCAGCGGGCATCAGCGCCCTGATGGACCGCTGGGGCGTGGCACGGGACCTCACCCTCACGCCGCCGCTGCGCGAAACGGTCGCCCGCCGGACGGTCCGCACCTGGGGCGCCGGGCTCCCGATGCTCGGCGGACTGCGGGCGGCGGACGTGAACGCCCTCCTCACCGCGGCCGCCTGA
- the mpaB gene encoding daptide biosynthesis RiPP recognition protein has protein sequence MTHSSAKAHALQWGTGRPVSALSARPPYTSTVVLEDASHLDALLGSGVAGPGTTVLVPGDEPSAEPVRHEPTGAEIITWQGSLGEPGAEAGLHPDFYLQVQAYSITPYLSVLGPTLVRITEEADFQAYLDDAGRALDQGEFSEYLTHPAVQLGDLSALGGGPGEDGPGLRLYVAADGTVSVSPGGAPLGPVGTPRDELHRAWQEFPDALGAVPDSASRARELASRPWTGRYLAALGAVREAVTRGMEQPRVSGFGGRMTEALNGFAEPFDRSATAPLLLHNGERALIHHPVDRRTVALSTDAALAAEALLVTGSAQEAARYAAPDTVDAVAAYFAGIGLPLTESAEPRTVTEEVNA, from the coding sequence ATGACACATTCTTCGGCCAAGGCCCACGCCTTGCAGTGGGGCACGGGACGTCCCGTGTCCGCCCTCTCCGCCCGTCCGCCGTACACCTCGACCGTCGTCCTGGAGGACGCGTCCCACCTCGACGCCCTGCTCGGCTCGGGTGTGGCCGGCCCCGGAACCACCGTCCTCGTCCCCGGGGACGAGCCGAGCGCCGAACCCGTACGCCACGAGCCGACCGGCGCGGAGATCATCACCTGGCAGGGCTCGCTCGGTGAGCCCGGCGCGGAGGCGGGGCTGCACCCCGACTTCTACCTCCAGGTGCAGGCCTACTCGATCACCCCCTACCTCTCGGTGCTGGGTCCGACGCTGGTCCGGATCACCGAGGAGGCCGACTTCCAGGCCTACCTCGACGACGCCGGACGTGCGCTGGACCAGGGCGAGTTCTCCGAATACCTCACCCATCCCGCGGTACAGCTCGGGGACCTCTCCGCGCTGGGCGGCGGCCCCGGGGAGGACGGACCCGGCCTGCGGCTGTACGTGGCCGCCGACGGCACCGTCAGCGTCTCCCCCGGTGGCGCCCCGCTCGGCCCCGTCGGTACCCCGCGCGACGAACTGCACCGCGCGTGGCAGGAGTTCCCCGACGCACTCGGAGCGGTGCCGGACAGCGCCTCCCGGGCACGGGAGCTGGCCTCCCGTCCCTGGACCGGTCGTTACCTGGCGGCTCTGGGCGCGGTCAGGGAGGCCGTGACCCGCGGTATGGAACAGCCCCGCGTCTCCGGGTTCGGCGGCCGCATGACCGAGGCGCTGAACGGCTTCGCCGAGCCCTTCGACCGGTCCGCCACCGCCCCGCTGCTCCTCCACAACGGCGAACGCGCCCTGATCCACCACCCCGTGGACCGCCGCACCGTCGCCCTCTCCACCGACGCGGCCCTCGCCGCCGAGGCGCTGCTGGTCACGGGCTCCGCTCAGGAGGCCGCCCGGTACGCCGCCCCGGACACCGTCGACGCCGTCGCCGCCTACTTCGCCGGCATCGGCCTGCCCCTCACCGAATCCGCCGAGCCCCGCACGGTCACCGAGGAGGTGAACGCCTGA
- a CDS encoding GIY-YIG nuclease family protein, with translation MRGSLYIGRSDNLYHRFHAHYEYSHNQRLRRALRRPAGCICFSWVLAHGEHQKALEQRLIRDLHPLCNHIRYTTTKESEHGDHCSGD, from the coding sequence ATGCGGGGCTCCCTGTACATCGGCCGAAGCGACAACTTGTATCACCGCTTTCACGCTCACTACGAGTACAGCCACAACCAGCGGCTCCGTCGCGCATTGCGACGGCCCGCCGGGTGCATTTGCTTCTCATGGGTGCTGGCTCACGGCGAGCACCAGAAGGCTCTTGAACAGCGCCTCATCCGTGACCTGCACCCTCTGTGCAACCACATCCGGTACACCACCACCAAGGAAAGTGAACATGGCGACCACTGTTCCGGCGATTAA
- a CDS encoding IS3 family transposase (programmed frameshift) yields the protein MVMKNCPPQFEADAVALYESRPEATIRSAAADLGVNPETLRNWVRAAGASRPRGRRAEASVEPPTALGAQNAALRKKIRELEEEREILRKAAKYFAGGDALVNRFQFVADHQRRYGVKRLCTILGIARSSFCYWRRTAACRAARQAADAHLAARIRAVHRESDGTYGVPRITAELREDGERVNHKRVARVMRSIDLAGVRLRRRHRTTVADPAAAKAPGLIGRDFTARETNTKYVGDITYLPLESGRFLYLATVIDLASRRLTGWAIANHMRTDLVIDALAAARCTRGSLAGAVLHTDHGAQYTSRAFADACNQAGVRQSMSAIGSSADNALAESFNATFKRKTLQGRKHWTGEREARLDAFRWLHRYNVRRRHSRLGHRSPIAYENALRTTSTTLKQAA from the exons GTGGTCATGAAGAACTGTCCGCCGCAGTTCGAGGCGGACGCTGTCGCGCTGTACGAGTCGCGGCCCGAAGCGACGATCAGGTCGGCCGCCGCTGATCTGGGGGTGAACCCGGAGACGTTGCGGAACTGGGTCAGGGCGGCCGGTGCGAGTCGGCCGCGGGGACGTCGGGCCGAGGCGTCCGTCGAGCCGCCCACTGCGCTGGGGGCGCAGAACGCGGCCCTGCGCAAGAAGATCCGCGAGTTGGAGGAAGAGCGCGAGATCCTGCGGAAGGCGGCGAAGTATTTCGCCGGGG GAGACGCGCTGGTGAACCGCTTCCAGTTCGTCGCCGACCACCAGCGCCGTTACGGCGTGAAGCGGCTGTGCACCATCCTGGGCATTGCCCGCTCCAGCTTCTGCTACTGGCGCCGCACCGCCGCCTGCCGGGCAGCCCGGCAGGCGGCCGACGCCCATCTCGCCGCACGGATACGGGCCGTGCACCGGGAATCGGACGGCACCTACGGTGTCCCCAGGATCACCGCCGAGCTCCGCGAGGACGGCGAGCGTGTCAACCACAAGCGGGTCGCACGCGTGATGCGGAGCATCGATCTGGCGGGCGTGAGGCTGCGACGAAGACACCGCACCACGGTCGCGGACCCGGCCGCGGCGAAGGCCCCGGGCCTGATCGGCCGCGACTTCACCGCGAGGGAAACGAACACGAAGTACGTCGGTGACATCACCTACCTCCCCCTGGAGAGCGGGAGGTTCCTTTATCTGGCCACCGTCATCGACCTCGCCTCACGGCGTCTGACTGGCTGGGCGATCGCGAATCACATGCGCACCGATCTCGTCATCGACGCCCTGGCCGCCGCGAGATGCACCCGCGGCAGCCTTGCCGGAGCTGTCCTGCACACCGATCATGGAGCCCAGTACACCAGCCGGGCCTTCGCCGACGCCTGCAACCAGGCCGGCGTCCGCCAGTCCATGAGCGCGATCGGCTCCAGCGCGGACAACGCACTTGCCGAGTCCTTCAACGCGACGTTCAAACGCAAGACCCTCCAGGGCCGCAAGCACTGGACCGGCGAGCGCGAGGCCCGCCTCGACGCGTTCCGATGGCTGCACCGCTACAACGTCCGACGCCGTCACTCCCGCCTCGGACACCGCAGCCCCATCGCTTACGAGAACGCCCTCCGAACGACGTCAACCACGCTGAAGCAAGCCGCATAA
- a CDS encoding DNA sulfur modification protein DndB, with translation MATTVPAIKSKMGSIEYYNAKLRAADLAAIARAASKGDDWANLSIEERLQRALNDKRVREEIVPYLANAEDRFFGSIIVLVYEPNVFAYESFGKWLNGETPAAYNEVIQQLGVLTIDGGDLIVLDGQHRWSALRALINRVNDKGQEITGPFVGAVREDELAVIFIPFYGSETTRRIFNKINRSAKPTGRSDNIITSEDDGYSILTRKLLAAGEPLSVADSKGELIVNWRSNTLSDRSSQITTVSAVYETVKAICKENGFHFEEKDRVVRPSDHELDAAYDHVAQWWTSLLEHISVFKEAVDAPDLISTLRKNETDNLLLKPAAQIAVMRGLLVATRRYGLKNVQAIKRLNKINWDMHSPLWRDVLVSAGDRIVARNENYNRTAELIAYLLAGSSANYTDEDKDRLRESLADFKSDSAYELPKPVA, from the coding sequence ATGGCGACCACTGTTCCGGCGATTAAGAGCAAGATGGGTTCCATTGAGTACTACAACGCCAAGCTGCGCGCCGCAGACCTTGCCGCTATCGCCCGCGCGGCAAGCAAAGGCGACGACTGGGCCAACCTGAGCATCGAAGAGCGGCTTCAGCGGGCGCTCAATGACAAGCGAGTCCGCGAGGAGATCGTGCCTTATCTCGCGAATGCGGAGGACCGCTTCTTCGGCTCCATCATCGTCCTGGTCTACGAACCAAACGTCTTCGCCTATGAGTCGTTCGGTAAGTGGCTCAACGGAGAGACGCCAGCGGCGTACAACGAGGTCATCCAGCAACTGGGCGTCCTGACCATCGATGGCGGCGACCTGATCGTTCTGGATGGTCAGCACCGATGGTCAGCGTTGCGTGCCCTCATCAACCGCGTGAACGACAAGGGGCAGGAGATTACTGGTCCGTTCGTCGGCGCGGTGCGGGAAGATGAGCTGGCCGTGATCTTCATCCCGTTCTACGGGTCGGAGACCACTCGGCGAATCTTCAACAAAATCAACCGGTCGGCCAAGCCCACTGGGCGCAGCGACAACATCATCACCAGCGAGGATGATGGGTACTCCATCCTCACCCGCAAGCTCCTCGCGGCCGGGGAGCCCCTCAGTGTTGCGGACTCCAAGGGTGAGCTCATCGTCAACTGGAGGAGCAACACTCTGTCGGACCGAAGCTCTCAAATCACCACCGTCAGCGCCGTATACGAGACCGTCAAGGCGATCTGCAAGGAGAACGGCTTCCACTTCGAGGAAAAGGACCGCGTCGTCCGCCCGAGTGACCATGAACTGGACGCCGCTTACGACCATGTGGCGCAGTGGTGGACCAGCCTCCTTGAGCACATCAGCGTCTTCAAGGAAGCCGTCGATGCACCGGACCTCATCTCCACGCTTCGCAAGAACGAAACCGACAACCTGCTGCTGAAGCCTGCAGCGCAAATCGCGGTCATGCGCGGGCTCCTCGTGGCCACTCGACGCTATGGTCTTAAGAACGTCCAGGCAATCAAGCGGCTCAACAAGATCAACTGGGACATGCACAGCCCGCTGTGGCGCGACGTGCTCGTCTCTGCAGGAGATCGAATTGTTGCCCGAAACGAGAACTACAACCGCACGGCGGAACTCATCGCCTACCTGCTCGCGGGGAGTAGCGCGAACTACACTGATGAAGACAAGGACCGCCTCCGCGAGAGCCTTGCAGACTTCAAGAGCGATTCGGCCTATGAGCTGCCCAAGCCCGTAGCCTAG
- a CDS encoding response regulator transcription factor — protein sequence MPHTSLEFLGVRPEEEAFYRALLRTGGAGLEEPAEHRSPDEEPTRALRERAVGLGLATSADGLLRPVAPARAIEALVERRVALVRAELENAVADNDIVASLLAERNPAPADNAVAGNDRPTMERLEGVDRVRAAIDELTFFTRTESLTTWPSGLIPPQVVATSRPADERILRRGIRMRTLIGAAALDDPGTMAYLHELIAKGAEIRISRLPLERVLIFDRAAALTPIDPAASSRGALLTREPGLVATLVSLFERMWGQAHEPPPPSGESGPEPADDRPGEIERRVLESLCTADKDETGARDVGISVRTYRKYVASLMQQLGASNRFQAALLARERSWI from the coding sequence ATGCCGCACACGAGTCTTGAGTTTCTGGGCGTCAGACCGGAGGAGGAGGCGTTCTACCGCGCACTGCTGCGGACGGGCGGAGCCGGCCTGGAGGAGCCGGCCGAACACCGTTCCCCGGACGAGGAGCCGACGCGCGCCCTGCGGGAACGGGCCGTCGGACTCGGACTCGCCACCAGTGCCGACGGCCTGCTGCGCCCCGTCGCCCCGGCGAGGGCGATCGAGGCCCTCGTCGAGCGCCGGGTGGCCCTGGTCCGGGCGGAGCTGGAGAACGCGGTCGCGGACAACGACATCGTCGCCTCACTGCTCGCGGAGCGGAACCCCGCACCGGCGGACAACGCCGTCGCCGGGAACGACCGCCCCACGATGGAGCGTCTGGAAGGAGTCGACCGGGTCCGCGCCGCCATCGACGAACTGACCTTCTTCACCCGCACGGAGAGCCTCACCACATGGCCGAGCGGGCTGATCCCCCCTCAGGTCGTCGCGACGTCCCGGCCCGCGGACGAACGCATCCTGCGTCGCGGCATACGGATGCGGACCCTGATCGGGGCCGCCGCGCTGGACGATCCCGGCACCATGGCGTACCTGCACGAACTGATCGCCAAGGGAGCGGAGATCCGGATCTCCCGGCTGCCGCTGGAACGTGTCCTGATCTTCGACCGGGCCGCCGCGCTCACCCCGATCGACCCCGCCGCCAGCAGCCGCGGTGCCCTGCTCACCCGGGAGCCGGGGCTCGTCGCCACCCTGGTCTCACTCTTCGAACGGATGTGGGGCCAGGCCCACGAGCCTCCGCCGCCGTCGGGCGAGAGCGGCCCGGAGCCGGCCGACGACCGCCCCGGCGAGATCGAGCGCAGGGTGCTGGAGTCCCTGTGCACGGCGGACAAGGACGAGACCGGAGCCCGCGACGTCGGCATCTCGGTGCGTACGTACCGCAAGTACGTGGCGTCCCTGATGCAGCAGCTGGGCGCGTCGAACCGTTTCCAGGCCGCACTCCTCGCCCGCGAGCGCAGCTGGATCTGA
- the mpaD gene encoding daptide-type RiPP biosynthesis aminotransferase: MTETTLTPLPEEAGTRSHPALWTSLLPPSAHGDDSICAVSAQGMRVRFADGSELLDGDSGLWNANLGHGNENIARAAYEALRDASYLSVFRYEHTYARRAAEALVALCGADHFARVLFSTSGGAANDLVMKTARHYHALRGQASRKIVVGLRGSYHGLTFGGFALTGENLGQQVYGVDQRLVRHVTPNDPGDIEKLMRAQGRQVAAVVVEPVLGSGAVPLTDEYVDTLLRLRDEYGFLLAADEVATGFGRTGDMFASQRWSGRPDLLVTSKGLTNGTCAAAAVVVSREVADVFRDEDATLTHGETQAGTPVTCAAILATIEEMRRLDAVALGRRAAEVLGTALDRLVEGHPLFDSADGRGLFRSLRIRTAGGGLLPQAEVLGQIAAIRAAGAIVHAGVHGVQIMPPLTATDAEIQELVEAVRTGVEHFAGGIR, encoded by the coding sequence ATGACCGAGACGACCCTGACACCCCTGCCGGAAGAGGCCGGCACGCGGTCCCACCCCGCGCTGTGGACCTCCCTGCTCCCTCCCTCCGCCCACGGCGACGACAGCATCTGCGCCGTCTCCGCCCAGGGCATGCGCGTACGTTTCGCCGACGGAAGCGAACTCCTCGACGGTGACTCCGGGCTGTGGAACGCCAATCTGGGCCACGGCAACGAGAACATCGCCCGTGCCGCCTACGAAGCGCTCCGCGACGCCTCGTACCTGAGCGTCTTCCGCTACGAGCACACCTACGCCCGGCGTGCCGCCGAGGCCCTGGTCGCGCTCTGCGGAGCCGACCACTTCGCCCGGGTGCTGTTCTCGACCTCCGGGGGCGCCGCCAACGACCTGGTCATGAAGACGGCCCGGCACTACCACGCACTGAGGGGACAGGCGTCCCGCAAGATCGTCGTCGGGCTGCGGGGCAGTTACCACGGGCTCACCTTCGGCGGGTTCGCCCTCACCGGGGAGAACCTCGGCCAGCAGGTGTACGGCGTCGACCAGCGCCTGGTCCGCCATGTCACCCCCAACGACCCGGGCGACATCGAGAAGCTGATGCGTGCCCAGGGCCGCCAGGTGGCCGCCGTCGTGGTCGAACCGGTGCTCGGCAGCGGTGCCGTACCCCTCACGGACGAGTACGTCGACACCCTGCTGAGGCTGCGGGACGAGTACGGCTTCCTGCTCGCCGCCGACGAAGTGGCCACCGGGTTCGGCCGCACCGGGGACATGTTCGCCTCCCAGCGCTGGAGCGGCCGGCCCGATCTGCTGGTCACCTCCAAGGGGCTGACCAACGGGACCTGCGCCGCCGCGGCCGTGGTCGTCTCCCGCGAGGTGGCCGACGTCTTCCGCGACGAGGACGCCACGCTCACCCACGGCGAGACGCAGGCGGGCACCCCGGTGACCTGTGCCGCGATCCTCGCCACCATCGAGGAGATGCGGCGGCTGGACGCGGTGGCCCTCGGCCGGCGTGCCGCCGAGGTGCTCGGCACCGCTCTGGACCGGCTCGTCGAGGGGCACCCCCTGTTCGACTCCGCCGACGGCCGCGGGCTCTTCCGGTCGCTGCGGATCCGTACGGCCGGGGGCGGGCTCCTGCCGCAGGCCGAGGTGCTCGGCCAGATCGCCGCCATCCGCGCGGCGGGGGCGATCGTCCACGCCGGTGTCCACGGTGTGCAGATCATGCCGCCGCTCACCGCGACCGACGCCGAGATCCAGGAACTGGTCGAGGCCGTACGCACCGGTGTCGAGCACTTCGCGGGAGGCATCCGGTGA
- a CDS encoding LLM class flavin-dependent oxidoreductase, producing the protein MTAYSVLVPFVPSRPEQMLPFAGLVHWTGAHRLWQGQSLSTESHQGFAYAAGAGFRVPAGLGVTLMPLRHPTEAALQARSLSLMTGEPVLAGYGPGAPGVQQALLGAPYRSPLTAAREYLGAVRAALAGGPEVLDGTYVHQESLLRPVPGPKVELGLGVLRPGMARVAGEVADAAITWLTPARYLREHIVPAVRESAERTGRPAPRVVAMVPLALEAHDRDPVQLALASNRNHLRAAHYRDMLRRGGVDLPDEVPEGTGPPDDNELLQGKALIAGDAFLYGGPDGLRAGLDAYREAGVDEIVLNVTGVARVFGPQAATKELRALLTLLGLAV; encoded by the coding sequence ATGACCGCCTACTCGGTCCTCGTACCGTTCGTCCCGAGCAGACCCGAGCAGATGCTGCCGTTCGCGGGACTCGTGCACTGGACCGGTGCCCACCGGCTGTGGCAGGGGCAGAGCCTCTCCACCGAGTCCCACCAGGGGTTCGCCTACGCCGCCGGTGCGGGATTCCGGGTGCCGGCGGGGCTCGGAGTGACCCTGATGCCCCTGCGGCATCCCACCGAGGCCGCGCTCCAGGCACGATCGCTCTCCCTGATGACCGGCGAACCGGTCCTGGCGGGGTACGGCCCCGGAGCCCCGGGTGTGCAGCAGGCACTGCTCGGTGCCCCGTACCGCAGTCCGCTCACCGCGGCCCGCGAGTACCTGGGCGCCGTACGTGCCGCGCTGGCGGGGGGTCCGGAGGTGCTGGACGGTACGTACGTGCACCAGGAGTCGCTGCTGCGGCCCGTGCCCGGCCCGAAGGTCGAGCTCGGACTCGGTGTGCTGCGGCCCGGGATGGCCCGGGTGGCCGGCGAGGTGGCCGACGCGGCCATCACCTGGCTGACGCCCGCCCGTTATCTGCGGGAGCACATCGTGCCCGCGGTACGGGAGAGCGCGGAGAGGACCGGACGGCCCGCCCCCCGTGTGGTGGCCATGGTGCCCCTCGCCCTGGAGGCCCACGACCGCGACCCCGTGCAGCTCGCCCTCGCGTCGAACCGGAACCATCTGCGTGCGGCGCACTACCGCGACATGCTCCGGCGCGGCGGTGTGGACCTGCCGGACGAGGTTCCCGAGGGCACCGGACCGCCCGACGACAACGAGCTCCTGCAGGGCAAGGCACTGATCGCCGGCGACGCCTTCCTGTACGGCGGACCGGACGGGCTGCGGGCCGGGCTGGACGCCTACCGGGAGGCGGGGGTCGACGAGATCGTCCTCAACGTCACCGGTGTGGCCCGGGTCTTCGGGCCACAGGCGGCCACCAAGGAGCTGCGCGCCCTGCTGACCCTGCTCGGCCTGGCCGTCTGA
- the mpaM gene encoding daptide-type RiPP biosynthesis methyltransferase yields the protein MGAMLLSPALAGTPLTGRAAEAVAGLGEQAVLCDLYDEAGAPVYHDIAGTTPHEVRELLAALRRLPGPVLDLAAGSGRLTFPFLGLGREVTALELSEDMIGLLRERLAATPPSLRGRCTPVRADMSDFALGRRFGAVVLGTTSVSLLPPEARPGLYRCVREHLAPGGRFLITTVEVDPAADGTDESEILAEGQSGRTYRMIEQWSAGATTRTVTMIPAEPPAEGPVTVATTTIGVLPAQRLIAELEQAGYAVRSLTPVPGGGRHHDVLLEAEAL from the coding sequence ATGGGCGCCATGCTGCTCAGTCCCGCCCTCGCGGGCACCCCGCTCACCGGCCGCGCCGCCGAGGCCGTCGCCGGGCTCGGAGAACAGGCCGTCCTGTGCGACCTGTACGACGAGGCGGGAGCCCCCGTCTACCACGACATCGCCGGCACCACCCCGCACGAGGTACGCGAACTCCTCGCGGCCCTGCGCAGACTGCCCGGCCCGGTGCTGGACCTGGCGGCCGGCTCCGGCCGCCTGACCTTCCCCTTCCTCGGTCTCGGCCGCGAGGTCACCGCCCTGGAACTGTCAGAGGACATGATCGGGCTGCTCCGTGAGCGCCTGGCCGCCACCCCGCCCTCGCTGCGCGGACGCTGCACACCGGTGCGGGCCGACATGAGCGACTTCGCCCTCGGCCGCCGTTTCGGTGCCGTGGTGCTCGGCACCACCTCGGTCTCGCTGCTGCCGCCCGAGGCCCGCCCCGGTCTCTACCGCTGTGTACGGGAGCACCTCGCCCCCGGCGGACGCTTCCTGATCACCACGGTCGAGGTCGATCCGGCCGCCGACGGCACGGACGAGTCCGAGATCCTCGCGGAGGGCCAGAGCGGCCGTACCTACCGCATGATCGAGCAGTGGAGCGCGGGCGCCACCACCCGCACGGTCACCATGATCCCGGCCGAGCCGCCCGCCGAGGGCCCCGTCACGGTCGCCACCACCACCATCGGCGTCCTGCCCGCACAGCGGCTCATCGCCGAGCTGGAGCAGGCCGGTTACGCCGTCCGCTCCCTCACCCCCGTACCCGGTGGCGGACGCCACCACGACGTCCTGCTCGAAGCAGAGGCCCTGTGA
- a CDS encoding IS3 family transposase (programmed frameshift), translated as MAMKDYSDEFKADAVALYESTPGATYKSIAADLGINRNTLRNWVLRSQELRSGAPDARGARTAVRATQATPAAEPDERIRQLEARVAELEASERKLATERDILRKAAKYFAGGDELVSRFEFVHDHRDAFEVKRLCEVLQVNRSSYYKWLSGLQTRRARQRADERLAARIREVHAASGGAYGSPRVTAELKDKGLHVNEKRVARVMRTFSITGVRLRRRVRTTVSDPSAALVPDLFRRDFTAPEPGIKYMGDITYLPLENGEFLYLATVLDCFSRKAVGWSIADHMRTDLVADALKMAARTRGGLDGAVFHSDHGAQYGARAFAALCDQLGVTRSMGEVGSSADNAACESFHASLKCETLQGARDYGDAATCRRTVFAWLTRYNTRRRHSANGHLSPDEYERRHHTAKLTLAA; from the exons ATGGCGATGAAGGACTACTCGGACGAGTTCAAGGCTGATGCCGTGGCCCTGTACGAGTCCACACCCGGGGCGACCTACAAGAGCATCGCCGCCGACCTGGGCATTAACAGGAACACTCTGCGGAACTGGGTACTGCGCTCCCAGGAACTCCGCAGCGGCGCCCCGGACGCCCGGGGCGCCAGGACAGCGGTCCGGGCCACGCAGGCGACGCCGGCCGCGGAGCCTGACGAGCGGATCCGGCAGCTCGAGGCCCGGGTCGCCGAGCTCGAGGCCAGTGAGCGGAAGCTGGCGACCGAGCGGGACATACTCCGCAAGGCGGCCAAGTATTTCGCCGGCG GAGACGAACTGGTGAGCCGCTTCGAGTTCGTCCACGACCACCGGGACGCCTTCGAGGTGAAGCGGCTCTGCGAAGTCCTGCAGGTGAACAGGTCCAGCTACTACAAGTGGCTGTCCGGCCTGCAGACCAGGCGGGCCAGGCAGCGGGCCGATGAGCGCCTGGCCGCGAGGATCCGCGAAGTCCACGCGGCCTCCGGCGGCGCCTACGGCTCCCCGCGGGTCACCGCCGAGCTGAAGGACAAGGGTCTGCACGTCAACGAGAAGCGCGTCGCCCGGGTGATGCGCACGTTCTCCATCACCGGCGTCCGCCTGCGCAGACGCGTCCGCACCACTGTTTCCGACCCGTCGGCCGCACTGGTCCCGGACCTGTTCCGCAGGGACTTCACCGCACCCGAACCCGGCATCAAATACATGGGCGACATCACCTACCTGCCCCTGGAGAACGGAGAGTTCCTCTATCTCGCTACGGTGCTGGACTGCTTCAGCCGGAAGGCCGTCGGCTGGTCCATCGCCGACCACATGCGCACGGACCTGGTTGCCGACGCCCTGAAGATGGCCGCCCGCACCCGCGGCGGCCTGGACGGCGCGGTCTTTCACTCCGACCACGGAGCCCAATACGGGGCCAGGGCCTTCGCCGCCCTCTGCGACCAACTCGGGGTGACCCGGTCGATGGGCGAGGTCGGCTCGAGCGCGGACAACGCGGCCTGCGAGAGCTTCCACGCGTCCCTCAAATGCGAGACCCTCCAGGGCGCCCGCGACTACGGCGACGCCGCCACCTGCAGAAGAACCGTCTTCGCATGGCTGACCCGCTACAACACCCGCCGCCGGCACTCCGCCAACGGCCACCTCAGCCCCGACGAATACGAACGACGACACCACACCGCTAAGCTCACGCTCGCCGCGTGA